One segment of Cinclus cinclus chromosome 30, bCinCin1.1, whole genome shotgun sequence DNA contains the following:
- the LARP4 gene encoding la-related protein 4 isoform X5, protein MLSDVNKERLKATLLMEQVTSKGAGLNPNAKVWQEVPQGSGEAVPPTNGTEHTWQETAAAQGTPAEGNIEISEDSCKQYEVMYSPSCEATRNGTGVDEASANGIVLATEDLGYQIYEVSGDGSSTVSTEDIRECLRKQLEFCFSRENLSKDLYLMSQMDSDQFVPIWTIANMEGIKKLTTDMDLILEVLRSSPMVQVDERGEKVRPNHKRCIIILREIPETTPIEEVKALFKNENCPKVISCEFAHNNNWYVTFQSDTDAQQAFKYLREEVKTFQGKPVMARIKAINTFFAKNGYRVVDSSVYPQPVQTQAQFASPLFMQPVYSPQQYSIYSIVPQTWSPNPAPYFETPLAPFPNGGFVNGFNTPGSYKTNAASLSIGRPFHRNRVKPHFRSSSSSEHPEGPPGAGALPMGDLSRTSSRNFVMERHNSSLSGHQEQGYSQKDCPTAQLEQNGDYGVGRGRRNVFRGRRRREDDRVSRPQSSAETKTQTPKFDLLASNFPPLPGSTAKILGEPVLESRMSDIVKGVCKEKESKDSLSPCPAPALDEQTQTSTAQPPVPSVSSPSQTEPVVLSMVQPESKPEEASAPKDVASPASPPASVCPVSAAKPPRTNTSSPSAQASAAPALSTQEPRKLSYAEVCQKPPKEPPPAPIQPLREHRTNVVPPAKNEENGTAEKAPEKAPHERAEGRMKDFSGFRGSGAPRGAAGKIREQRRQFGRRSSPQGAPRRQFVGKEQFVPPRSPK, encoded by the exons ATGTTGTCGGATGTCAATAAAGAGAGGTTGAAGGCAACACTTCTAATGGAG CAGGTAACATCCAAAGGTGCTGGCTTGAACCCCAACGCAAAAGTGTGGCAAGAAGtgccccagggcagtggtgagGCCGTGCCCCCCACCAATGGCACAGAGCACACGTGGCaggagacagcagcagcccaggggaCTCCAGCTGAGG GTAACATAGAGATCTCAGAGGACAGCTGCAAGCAGTATGAAGTGATGTATTCCCCATCCTGTGAAGCCACAAGGAATGGCACAGGAGTTGATGAGGCATCAGCAAATGGAATTGTCCTGGCGACTGAAGACCTGGGATACCAAATCTACGAAGTGTCTG GTGATGGCAGCTCCACTGTGTCCACAGAAGACATAAGAGAATGTTTGAGAAAACAGCTTGAATTCTGCTTCTCACG AGAGAATCTTTCAAAGGATCTGTACTTGATGTCTCAGATGGACAGTGATCAATTTGTTCCAATATGGACAATTGCCAACATGGAAGGGATTAAGAAGCTGACAACAGATATGGACCTTATTCTTGAAGTTTTGAGAT cttctcCAATGGTACAAGTGGATGAAAGGGGGGAGAAAGTCAGACCAAACCACAAACGATGTATTATCATTCTCCGTGAGATCCCTGAAACAACACCTATAGAg GAGGTGAAGGCTCTGTTCAAGAATGAGAACTGCCCCAAGGTGATAAGCTGTGAGTTTGCTCACAACAACAACTGGTACGTTACATTCCAGTCCGACACAGACGCGCAACAG GCGTTCAAATACTTAAGGGAAGAAGTGAAAACCTTTCAGGGCAAGCCAGTAATG GCCAGGATAAAAGCCATCAACACATTTTTTGCAAAGAATGGATACCGGGTGGTGGATTCCAGTGTGTatccccagcctgtgcagaCCCAAGCCCAGTTTGCCTCCCCCCTGTTTATGCAGCCTGTATATAGCCCTCAGCAGTACTCCATTTACAGCATCGTGCCTCAGACGTGGTCTCCAAATCCTGCACCTTACTTTGAGACACCACTG GCCCCGTTTCCCAACGGTGGATTTGTGAATGGCTTTAATACACCAGGATCATATAAAACAAATGCTGCTTCTCTGAGTATAGGTCGCCCATTCCACAGGAATCG GGTGAAGCCCCATTTCcgctcctccagcagctcagagcaccCAGAGGGGCCCCCTGGTGCTGGGGCCCTGCCCATGGGAGACCTGAGCAGAACCAGCTCAAGGAATTTTGTCATGGAGAGACACAACAGCTCCTTAAGTGGGCACCAAGAGCAAGGATATTCCCAGAAGGATTGTCCCACGGCGCAGCTGGAGCAGAACGGCGATTACGGCGTCGGCAGGGGCAG GAGGAACGTGTTCAGAGGTCGGAGGAGACGGGAGGACGACCGAGTTTCA AGACCTCAGTCTTCAGCAGAAACAAAGACTCAGACACCAAAGTTTGACTTGCTTGCATCCAATTTCCCACCTttgcctggcagcacagcaaaaaTTCTGGGAGAGcctgtgctggagagcaggatgTCTGACATTGTTAAAGGAGTCTGCAAAGAGAAG gaaagcaaagactccctgtccccctgccctgctcctgctctggatGAACAAACCCAGACCAGCACTGCCCAACCACCCGTGCCCAGCGTGAGCTCCCCGAGCCAGACTGAGCCTGTGGTGCTGAG CATGGTTCAGCCAGAGAGCAAACCAGAAGAAGCGTCTGCTCCGAAAGACGTGGCCAGCCCGGCTTCTCCGCCGGCGTCCGTGTGTCCCGTCAGTGCTGCAAAGCCTCCCAGGACAAACACCTCCTCACCTTCTGCTCAAGCtagtgcagctcctgctctgtcaACACAG GAGCCTCGCAAGCTCAGTTACGCTGAAGTTTGCCAGAAGCCCCCAAAGGAGCCGCCTCCAGCCCCTATCCAACCTCTGAGGGAACATCGCACCAACGTCGTTCCCCCTGCCAAAAACGAGGAGAACGGCACAGCggagaaggctccagagaaGGCTCCTCACGAGAGGGCCGAAGGTCGAATGAAGGATTTCTCCGGGTTCCGCGGCAGCGGAGCTCCCAGGGGAGCCGCTGGAAAAATCAGGGAACAGAGGCGCCAGTTTGGACGCAGATCTTCTCCTCAGGGAGCGCCACGCCGC CAGTTCGTGGGCAAGGAGCAGTTCGTGCCACCCCGGTCACCAAAGTAA
- the LARP4 gene encoding la-related protein 4 isoform X6 — protein sequence MLSDVNKERLKATLLMEQVTSKGAGLNPNAKVWQEVPQGSGEAVPPTNGTEHTWQETAAAQGTPAEGNIEISEDSCKQYEVMYSPSCEATRNGTGVDEASANGIVLATEDLGYQIYEVSGDGSSTVSTEDIRECLRKQLEFCFSRENLSKDLYLMSQMDSDQFVPIWTIANMEGIKKLTTDMDLILEVLRSSPMVQVDERGEKVRPNHKRCIIILREIPETTPIEEVKALFKNENCPKVISCEFAHNNNWYVTFQSDTDAQQAFKYLREEVKTFQGKPVMARIKAINTFFAKNGYRVVDSSVYPQPVQTQAQFASPLFMQPVYSPQQYSIYSIVPQTWSPNPAPYFETPLAPFPNGGFVNGFNTPGSYKTNAASLSIGRPFHRNRVKPHFRSSSSSEHPEGPPGAGALPMGDLSRTSSRNFVMERHNSSLSGHQEQGYSQKDCPTAQLEQNGDYGVGRGRRNVFRGRRRREDDRVSRPQSSAETKTQTPKFDLLASNFPPLPGSTAKILGEPVLESRMSDIVKGVCKEKESKDSLSPCPAPALDEQTQTSTAQPPVPSVSSPSQTEPVVLSMVQPESKPEEASAPKDVASPASPPASVCPVSAAKPPRTNTSSPSAQASAAPALSTQEPRKLSYAEVCQKPPKEPPPAPIQPLREHRTNVVPPAKNEENGTAEKAPEKAPHERAEGRMKDFSGFRGSGAPRGAAGKIREQRRQFGRRSSPQGAPRRFVGKEQFVPPRSPK from the exons ATGTTGTCGGATGTCAATAAAGAGAGGTTGAAGGCAACACTTCTAATGGAG CAGGTAACATCCAAAGGTGCTGGCTTGAACCCCAACGCAAAAGTGTGGCAAGAAGtgccccagggcagtggtgagGCCGTGCCCCCCACCAATGGCACAGAGCACACGTGGCaggagacagcagcagcccaggggaCTCCAGCTGAGG GTAACATAGAGATCTCAGAGGACAGCTGCAAGCAGTATGAAGTGATGTATTCCCCATCCTGTGAAGCCACAAGGAATGGCACAGGAGTTGATGAGGCATCAGCAAATGGAATTGTCCTGGCGACTGAAGACCTGGGATACCAAATCTACGAAGTGTCTG GTGATGGCAGCTCCACTGTGTCCACAGAAGACATAAGAGAATGTTTGAGAAAACAGCTTGAATTCTGCTTCTCACG AGAGAATCTTTCAAAGGATCTGTACTTGATGTCTCAGATGGACAGTGATCAATTTGTTCCAATATGGACAATTGCCAACATGGAAGGGATTAAGAAGCTGACAACAGATATGGACCTTATTCTTGAAGTTTTGAGAT cttctcCAATGGTACAAGTGGATGAAAGGGGGGAGAAAGTCAGACCAAACCACAAACGATGTATTATCATTCTCCGTGAGATCCCTGAAACAACACCTATAGAg GAGGTGAAGGCTCTGTTCAAGAATGAGAACTGCCCCAAGGTGATAAGCTGTGAGTTTGCTCACAACAACAACTGGTACGTTACATTCCAGTCCGACACAGACGCGCAACAG GCGTTCAAATACTTAAGGGAAGAAGTGAAAACCTTTCAGGGCAAGCCAGTAATG GCCAGGATAAAAGCCATCAACACATTTTTTGCAAAGAATGGATACCGGGTGGTGGATTCCAGTGTGTatccccagcctgtgcagaCCCAAGCCCAGTTTGCCTCCCCCCTGTTTATGCAGCCTGTATATAGCCCTCAGCAGTACTCCATTTACAGCATCGTGCCTCAGACGTGGTCTCCAAATCCTGCACCTTACTTTGAGACACCACTG GCCCCGTTTCCCAACGGTGGATTTGTGAATGGCTTTAATACACCAGGATCATATAAAACAAATGCTGCTTCTCTGAGTATAGGTCGCCCATTCCACAGGAATCG GGTGAAGCCCCATTTCcgctcctccagcagctcagagcaccCAGAGGGGCCCCCTGGTGCTGGGGCCCTGCCCATGGGAGACCTGAGCAGAACCAGCTCAAGGAATTTTGTCATGGAGAGACACAACAGCTCCTTAAGTGGGCACCAAGAGCAAGGATATTCCCAGAAGGATTGTCCCACGGCGCAGCTGGAGCAGAACGGCGATTACGGCGTCGGCAGGGGCAG GAGGAACGTGTTCAGAGGTCGGAGGAGACGGGAGGACGACCGAGTTTCA AGACCTCAGTCTTCAGCAGAAACAAAGACTCAGACACCAAAGTTTGACTTGCTTGCATCCAATTTCCCACCTttgcctggcagcacagcaaaaaTTCTGGGAGAGcctgtgctggagagcaggatgTCTGACATTGTTAAAGGAGTCTGCAAAGAGAAG gaaagcaaagactccctgtccccctgccctgctcctgctctggatGAACAAACCCAGACCAGCACTGCCCAACCACCCGTGCCCAGCGTGAGCTCCCCGAGCCAGACTGAGCCTGTGGTGCTGAG CATGGTTCAGCCAGAGAGCAAACCAGAAGAAGCGTCTGCTCCGAAAGACGTGGCCAGCCCGGCTTCTCCGCCGGCGTCCGTGTGTCCCGTCAGTGCTGCAAAGCCTCCCAGGACAAACACCTCCTCACCTTCTGCTCAAGCtagtgcagctcctgctctgtcaACACAG GAGCCTCGCAAGCTCAGTTACGCTGAAGTTTGCCAGAAGCCCCCAAAGGAGCCGCCTCCAGCCCCTATCCAACCTCTGAGGGAACATCGCACCAACGTCGTTCCCCCTGCCAAAAACGAGGAGAACGGCACAGCggagaaggctccagagaaGGCTCCTCACGAGAGGGCCGAAGGTCGAATGAAGGATTTCTCCGGGTTCCGCGGCAGCGGAGCTCCCAGGGGAGCCGCTGGAAAAATCAGGGAACAGAGGCGCCAGTTTGGACGCAGATCTTCTCCTCAGGGAGCGCCACGCCGC TTCGTGGGCAAGGAGCAGTTCGTGCCACCCCGGTCACCAAAGTAA